A part of Aegilops tauschii subsp. strangulata cultivar AL8/78 chromosome 2, Aet v6.0, whole genome shotgun sequence genomic DNA contains:
- the LOC141040817 gene encoding uncharacterized protein: protein MDVIIDKACEVDLAGEAILEYLLLLPDQDLSIMGYQNVREMIAISAWYLWWERRKLVHKELTQNANQIAMGIIALTSNFVNASSPKATMKKGGWYCPPRGFVKLNVDASFDHDMLKGTMGAVLRDHKGRFIAGGNEKIDYCADVLMAEALALKFGLTMAQRAGCNRLIINSDNMEVVETMQEGGQSTGAAAAVFEDCYHYACDFVTTRFEHCNREANKIAHELARLARFSSTSDWFEEPPNEIVMILTNDVLVISNE from the coding sequence ATGGATGTGATAATTGATAAAGCTTGTGAGGTTGATCTTGCCGGGGAGGCAATATTGGAATACCTTTTACTTCTTCCAGACCAAGACTTGAGTATTATGGGGTACCAAAATGTACGTGAAATGATAGCTATTTCAGCTTGGTACCTATGGTGGGAAAGACGAAAGTTAGTGCATAAGGAATTAACTCAGAATGCAAATCAGATAGCAATGGGGATCATAGCTCTCACATCCAACTTTGTAAATGCATCATCTCCAAAGGCGACGATGAAAAAGGGGGGTTGGTACTGTCCTCCTAGGGGTTTTGTGAAACTTAATGTTGACGCCTCTTTTGATCATGATATGTTGAAGGGTACGATGGGGGCAGTTTTAAGAGACCACAAAGGTAGGTTCATTGCAGGAGGAAATGAAAAGATTGACTATTGTGCGGATGTTTTGATGGCTGAAGCTTTAGCTCTCAAGTTTGGCCTAACAATGGCGCAAAGGGCGGGGTGTAACCGCCTAATCATCAACTCAGACAACATGGAGGTGGTTGAGACCATGCAGGAAGGAGGACAATCAACGGGGGCGGCGGCAGCAGTCTTCGAGGATTGTTACCACTACGCCTGTGATTTTGTCACGACTAGATTCGAACATTGTAATAGAGAGGCAAATAAAATAGCTCATGAACTTGCTAGATTAGCTAGATTTTCTTCGACTTCCGACTGGTTTGAGGAACCTCCAAATGAAATTGTAATGATCCTCACAAACGATGTACTGGTTATTTCAAATGAATAA
- the LOC109786407 gene encoding COBRA-like protein 6, producing the protein MELPHAALALIVAAAATLSVAVAYDPLDPNGNITIKWDVLSWTPDGYVATVTINNFQTYRQIMAPGWTVGWTWAKREVIWSMVGAQATEQGDCSKFKANLPHSCKRTPAVVDLLPGVPYNQQIANCCRGGVVSAYGQDPSGAVSSFQVSVGQAGTTNRTVKVPKNFTLLGPGPGYTCGPAKVVPSTVFLTADHRRKTQALMTWNVTCTYSQHLASKYPTCCVSFSSFYNDTIVPCAKCACGCEHKTCARSEPDSKRLMSASGKSSAHAVTAVRGHVNRQSAAPLLQCTTHMCPVRVHWHVKLNYHDYWRAKVTVTNFNYRTNYTGWTLVAQHPNLDNITEVFSFDYKPVVSYGSINDTALFYGMKFFNDQLMEAGPYGNVQSEVLMRKDASTFTFRQGWAFPRKIYFNGDECRMPPPDSYPYLPNSAPASLVSSASVVVAFLVLLMA; encoded by the exons ATGGAGCTGCCCCACGCCGCGCTCGCGCTGATCGTCGCCGCGGCCGCCACGCTCTCCGTCGCAG TGGCCTACGACCCGCTGGATCCCAACGGGAACATCACCATCAAATGGGACGTTCTCTCGTGGACGCCAGACGGATACGTC GCGACGGTGACGATCAACAACTTCCAGACATACCGGCAGATCATGGCGCCGGGGTGGACGGTGGGGTGGACGTGGGCGAAGCGGGAGGTGATCTGGTCCATGGTGGGCGCGCAGGCCACGGAGCAGGGCGACTGCTCCAAGTTCAAGGCCAACCTCCCGCACTCGTGCAAGCGCACCCCCGCCGTCGTCGACCTGCTCCCGGGCGTGCCCTACAACCAGCAGATCGCCAACTGCTGCCGCGGCGGCGTCGTCTCCGCCTACGGCCAGGACCCGTCCGGCGCCGTGTCCTCCTTCCAGGTCAGCGTCGGCCAGGCCGGCACCACCAACCGCACCGTCAAGGTCCCCAAGAACTTCACCCTCCTCGGCCCCGGCCCAGGCTACACCTGCGGCCCCGCCAAGGTCGTCCCCTCCACCGTCTTCCTCACCGCCGACCACCGCCGCAAGACCCAGGCCCTCA TGACGTGGAACGTGACGTGCACCTACTCGCAGCACCTGGCGTCCAAGTACCCGACCTGCTGcgtctccttctcctccttctacAACGACACCATCGTGCCCTGCGCCAAGTGCGCGTGCGGCTGCGAGCACAAGACCTGCGCCCGCAGCGAGCCGGACTCGAAGCGGCTCATGTCGGCGTCGGGGAAGAGCAGCGCGCACGCGGTCACCGCGGTGCGCGGGCACGTGAACCGGCAGAGCGCGGCGCCGCTGCTGCAGTGCACGACCCACATGTGCCCCGTGCGCGTCCACTGGCACGTCAAGCTCAACTACCACGACTACTGGCGCGCCAAGGTGACCGTCACCAACTTCAACTACCGCACCAACTACACCGGCTGGACGCTCGTCGCCCAGCACCCCAACCTCGACAACATCACCGAGGTCTTCAGCTTCGACTACAAGCCCGTCGTCTCCTACGGCTCCATCA ATGATACGGCGCTGTTCTACGGGATGAAGTTCTTCAACGACCAGCTCATGGAGGCGGGGCCGTACGGGAACGTGCAGTCGGAGGTGCTGATGCGCAAGGACGCCAGCACATTCACGTTCAGGCAGGGGTGGGCGTTCCCGCGGAAGATCTACTTCAACGGCGACGAGTGCCGGATGCCGCCGCCGGACTCCTACCCTTACCTGCCCAACTCCGCGCCGGCGTCGCTCGTGAGCTCCGCCTCCGTCGTCGTCGCCTTCTTGGTTCTACTCATGGCATGA
- the LOC109786473 gene encoding U4/U6 small nuclear ribonucleoprotein PRP4-like protein, which yields MENPRPLPPAITPPMAPLPVHPPIAPVPVPVPPRAPASTSAAAGGGDDDEVDYEVSDDHRAARERHERAVQELLQRRRAYAMAVPTNDSAVRARLRRLGEPITLFGEGAMERRDRLRALMARLEAEGQFDRLLRAQEDERGASGDDDDEGTEQIKYPFFTEGTNQLLQARIDIAMYSLPRAKARVERAKRRLADPDEDPEAEAALVVKQAADFALERSEIGDDRPLTGCSFSRDASMLATSSWSGIVKVWSMPQIAKIATLKGHTERATDVAFSPVDNCLATASADKTAKLWNSDGSLLMSFDGHLDRLARLAFHPSGKYLGTASFDKTWRLWDINTGTELLLQEGHSRSVYGVSFHPDGSLAASCGFDASARVWDLRSGRLYCTLIGNVKPVLGVGFSPNGHLVATTSEDNFCRIWDLRTRQMLYSIPAHKSLISHVKFEPQEGYYLATSSYDTKAALWSTRDYKPIKSLSGHESNVTSLDISGDGQQIVTVSLDRTIKIWSCRGSARDNEMELD from the coding sequence ATGGAGAACCCCAGGCCCCTACCCCCTGCCATCACCCCTCCCATGGCTCCCCTCCCCGTCCACCCACCCATCgcccccgtccccgtccccgtgcCACCCCGCGCCCCCGCCTCCACATCCGCCGCTGCCGGAGGCGGAGACGATGACGAGGTCGACTACGAGGTCTCCGACGACCACCGCGCCGCGCGGGAGCGCCACGAGCGCGCCGTACAGGAGCTCCTGCAGCGCCGGCGCGCCTACGCCATGGCCGTGCCCACCAATGACTCCGCCGTGCGCGCGCGCCTCCGCCGTCTCGGCGAGCCCATCACGCTCTTCGGCGAGGGCGCGATGGAGCGCCGCGACCGCCTGCGCGCGCTCATGGCccgcctcgaggccgagggcCAGTTCGACCGCCTCCTCCGCGCGCAGGAGGACGAACGGGGAGCCtcgggcgacgacgacgacgagggcACGGAGCAGATCAAGTACCCGTTCTTCACCGAGGGGACCAACCAACTGCTCCAGGCGCGCATTGACATCGCCATGTACTCACTGCCCCGCGCCAAGGCCAGGGTCGAGAGGGCCAAGCGACGCCTCGCCGACCCCGACGAGGACCCCGAGGCAGAGGCCGCCCTTGTTGTGAAGCAGGCGGCGGACTTCGCGCTTGAGCGCAGCGAGATTGGAGACGACCGCCCGCTCACCGGCTGCTCCTTCTCCCGGGATGCCTCGATGCTCGCCACAAGTTCCTGGAGTGGGATCGTCAAAGTGTGGAGCATGCCACAGATAGCCAAGATTGCAACCCTGAAAGGCCATACAGAACGTGCAACTGATGTTGCCTTCTCCCCAGTCGACAACTGCTTAGCGACAGCCTCAGCTGATAAAACTGCCAAATTGTGGAACAGCGATGGCTCACTTCTGATGTCTTTTGATGGTCACCTGGATCGTCTTGCTCGCCTTGCTTTTCATCCATCTGGAAAGTACCTTGGTACAGCTAGCTTTGACAAGACCTGGAGATTGTGGGACATCAACACTGGAACTGAACTTCTACTCCAGGAGGGACATAGCAGAAGTGTATATGGTGTCAGCTTTCACCCAGACGGTTCTTTAGCTGCATCTTGTGGGTTTGATGCGAGTGCTCGAGTTTGGGATTTAAGGTCAGGAAGATTGTACTGTACCCTCATTGGAAATGTGAAACCTGTCCTAGGAGTCGGCTTCTCCCCTAATGGTCATCTGGTTGCAACCACAAGTGAAGACAATTTCTGTCGAATATGGGATTTGAGGACCAGACAAATGTTATATTCTATACCAGCACATAAGAGTCTCATCTCGCATGTGAAATTCGAACCCCAGGAGGGTTATTATTTAGCAACATCTTCCTATGACACTAAAGCAGCGCTATGGTCAACTCGGGATTACAAACCAATTAAAAGCTTGTCAGGCCATGAGTCAAACGTTACTAGTCTGGATATTAGTGGAGATGGACAACAGATTGTGACTGTTTCACTTGATAGAACGATAAAGATCTGGTCATGCAGAGGCAGTGCGCGGGATAATGAGATGGAGTTGGATTAA
- the LOC109786398 gene encoding COBRA-like protein 1: protein MAAAAPLRPLRASIALLLLALALSALVPSSDAYDSLDPVGNITIKWDVKKWSHDGYVATVSLYNYQQYRHIQAPGWKLGWVWAGKEIIWKMAGAQTTEQGDCSRFREEPPPHCCRTDPEVVDFLPGAAYSKQTPNCCKGGVLSSWGQNPANAIATFDVTVGQAGISNSSVKAPTNFTLKAPGPGYTCGPAKEVEPTKFIDKDGDGRRTTQAIKTWNVTCTYSQFGAGRSPTCCVVLSSFYNSTIVDCNKCSCGCQDNSTNPVSCIKPNSPYLASVVPGDSTNIPVPLVQCSPHMCPIRVHWHVKANYKEYWRVKITATNLNYLMNYSQWNLVAQHPNFNNLTTIFSFRYKDLNPYGTINDTGMMWGIKYYNDLLMTAQHNGNVQSELLFRKDPATFTFQKGWAFPRRVYFNGENCVMPPPDAYPWLPNDSHRLSASLTIPFITVWAALAFFLVHV from the exons atggcggcggcggcaccGCTCCGGCCCCTCAGGGCCTCCATTGCGCTACTCCTcctcgccctcgccctctccGCGCTCGTGCCGTCGTCGG ATGCGTACGATTCGCTTGATCCGGTTGGGAACATTACGATCAAGTGGGATGTGAAGAAGTGGAGCCATGATGGCTACGTG GCTACTGTCTCACTCTACAACTACCAGCAGTATCGCCACATCCAAGCGCCGGGATGGAAGCTCGGCTGGGTGTGGGCGGGGAAAGAAATAATCTGGAAAATGGCCGGCGCCCAAACCACGGAGCAGGGCGATTGCTCCAGGTTCAGAGAGGAGCCGCCGCCGCACTGCTGCCGGACGGACCCGGAGGTGGTGGACTTCCTTCCGGGGGCAGCCTACAGCAAGCAGACCCCAAACTGCTGCAAAGGAGGAGTCCTCAGCTCATGGGGACAGAACCCCGCCAACGCCATTGCCACATTTGATGTCACTGTTGGTCAGGCAGGGATTTCCAACAGCTCTGTCAAGGCGCCCACGAATTTCACCCTCAAGGCCCCTGGGCCAGGGTACACCTGCGGGCCTGCAAAGGAGGTAGAGCCTACCAAGTTCATTGACAAGGATGGGGATGGGAGGAGGACGACCCAGGCCATCA AGACATGGAATGTGACGTGCACATATTCGCAGTTCGGCGCGGGACGATCCCCGACGTGCTGCGTTGTGCTCTCATCGTTTTACAACAGCACCATCGTCGACTGCAATAAGTGCTCATGTGGCTGCCAAGATAACAGCACAAACCCAGTGAGTTGTATCAA GCCCAACTCACCTTATCTGGCTTCTGTCGTGCCCGGGGATAGCACCAACATCCCGGTACCTCTCGTGCAATGCTCTCCTCATATGTGCCCAATAAGGGTGCACTGGCACGTCAAGGCTAACTACAAGGAATACTGGAGGGTGAAGATCACGGCGACAAACCTCAACTACCTGATGAACTACTCGCAGTGGAACCTCGTCGCGCAGCACCCGAACTTCAACAACCTGACCACTATCTTCAGCTTCAGATACAAAGATCTGAACCCTTATGGAACAATAA ACGACACCGGGATGATGTGGGGCATCAAGTACTACAATGACCTGCTCATGACTGCCCAGCATAATGGAAATGTTCAGTCTGAGCTTTTGTTCCGGAAGGACCCGGCAACCTTCACCTTCCAGAAAGGATGGGCGTTTCCGAGGCGAGTGTACTTCAACGGCGAGAACTGCGTGATGCCGCCTCCAGATGCGTACCCATGGCTGCCGAACGATTCTCATCGACTGTCGGCATCACTTACCATTCCATTCATAACCGTTTGGGCAGCATTGGCATTCTTTCTGGTTCATGTGTAG